In one Xylanibacillus composti genomic region, the following are encoded:
- the sufU gene encoding Fe-S cluster assembly sulfur transfer protein SufU → MQLDELYRQVIMDHYKTPRNRGMLDGEAVSVQLNNPTCGDRIELQMFIEDGKVKQARFEGEGCSISMSSASMMTDAIKGKTLEEALKLAEQFSQMMQGQEHEEFEYEDMEALSGVTKFPARIKCATLAWNALRKGIVQSKHELDGGSNES, encoded by the coding sequence ATGCAATTGGATGAACTATACCGGCAAGTCATCATGGATCATTATAAGACACCTCGCAATCGCGGTATGCTTGATGGGGAAGCCGTATCGGTTCAATTGAATAATCCGACATGCGGAGACCGCATCGAGCTGCAGATGTTCATCGAAGACGGCAAGGTGAAGCAGGCCCGTTTCGAAGGAGAGGGATGTTCCATCAGCATGTCCTCGGCGTCGATGATGACAGACGCAATCAAGGGCAAGACGCTGGAGGAAGCATTGAAGCTGGCGGAACAGTTCTCCCAGATGATGCAGGGACAGGAACATGAAGAGTTCGAGTATGAAGACATGGAGGCTTTATCGGGTGTAACGAAATTTCCAGCCCGCATCAAGTGTGCGACATTGGCTTGGAACGCGCTGCGGAAAGGGATCGTGCAGAGCAAGCACGAGCTGGACGGCGGATCAAATGAATCTTAA